A genomic window from Cydia amplana chromosome 3, ilCydAmpl1.1, whole genome shotgun sequence includes:
- the LOC134662757 gene encoding anaphase-promoting complex subunit 4, translated as MYHCGMRQLEERHVANQVDLMVWSNRLDLLALSNFKGEVQVHRLISWQKVWTLSPPKENVTVQALAWRPDGKALAVGYSSGSVHIVDIEDKEILDKYDLEPEPSEEFEDSKHYGITCITWAVRATTLESATEYNIYDDASIFLQKTPSLSSGYKNQSSEDNVKDIKEMQEQTQLNMLLVGYGTGHIYMSVFGRYPYGTIHLTQIAKDEFGEFKVLDINLSEDFSMMQVFYLDRATNNLYAALINTSVLSAYAEEIFVVANKHSQLTQLMSHLDQTMISITEAWEHILLEMDTKMAYYAASVPEGGVSADLLELLMLGVPSDQLELFLLKELTAKGLKKLGSSVELSYSTIQKLVLKQLNIVGQSLTYYLAELRGLARIPDRYKILGLEEATVTEAIRACCAFLNKSLELQQVIDISMRHYKAFFRWLFVVIARLLDEQTPSEIVKITQQELTHLAEFLYNFDNVQVEGSETVSEKPVKFNLERLGQYLQDQDLTILTDSDDNPWHKFLAENACLMKDNETIFSMSEFRKFSLVQQQTFLKNAINKVFDVTDKDTGKHFSVLYNLRCYEDKSSSYTKNNLRVSQMFDPAQQRFMMAFTNNASGSDGICFMSVAIKEKSCNASAIKYYITSGLIRDLNKEQFDEENVAVLDLQFYSAEYLSMLIRHPCSSESTIFVQLPLKIALDNANEFNVKAKSCIFNEKISRRNITSLLDQGIYTVLDKMDGFRIAVSGGRRVAVVLSASRRKVRVFEMEADADDDDDTLDSTQQSLSATNDSYRSDQ; from the exons ATGTATCACTGTGGAATGCGTCAATTGGAAGAAAGGCATGTCGCCAACCAAGTTGATCTTATGGTTTGGAGCAACAGACTTGATTTGTTAGCGTTAAGTAACTTCAAAG GAGAGGTGCAAGTACATAGACTTATAAGTTGGCAAAAAGTGTGGACATTATCTCCACCTAAAGAAAATGTTACAGTGCAAGCTCTGGCTTGGAGGCCCGATGGAAAG GCATTAGCAGTTGGCTACAGTTCTGGCAGCGTCCACATTGTGGACATAGAAGACAAGGAAATCCTCGACAAGTATGATTTGGAACCGGAGCCTTCTGAAGAGTTTGAAGACTCAAAGCATTACGGTATCACTTGCATCACTTGGGCAGTCAGAGCTACTACTCTGGAAAGTGCAACAGAGTATAATATCTAT GACGATGCATCAATATTTCTCCAAAAAACACCATCGCTTAGCAGTGGCTATAAAAACCAGTCGTCCGAGGATAATGTTAAGGACATCAAGGAGATGCAGGAGCAGACCCAACTCAACATGCTGCTGGTTGGCTATGGCACTGGACACATCTATATGAGTGTGTTTGGCAGATACCCATACGGCACTATCCATCTCACACAAATTGCAAAAGACGAATTTGGAGAGTTCAAAGTATTAGACATAAATCTTTCAGAAGATTTTAGTATGATGCAAGTATTTTACTTAGATAGAGCTACGAACAATCTGTACGCGGCACTTATCAACACAAGTGTGTTGTCTGCCTATGCAGAGGAGATATTTGTTGTGGCAAATAAACACAGCCAACTGACTCAGTTGATGTCTCATCTTGATCAGACAATGATATCTATTACTGAAGCCTGGGAGCACATTCTATTGGAAATGGATACAAAAATGGCGTACTATGCTGCGTCTGTCCCGGAGGGTGGAGTGTCTGCGGATCTACTAGAGCTACTTATGCTAG GTGTTCCGTCTGATCAGCTGGAGTTGTTTCTTCTGAAAGAATTAACAGCAAAAGGTTTGAAAAAGTTAGGGAGCTCAGTCGAACTGAGTTATTCTACAATTCAGAAACTGGTTCTCAAGCAATTAAACATTGTTGGACAAAGCCTAACATACTACCTGGCTGAACTTAGAGGCTTGGCAAGGATACCAGATCGATATAAG ATACTCGGCCTCGAGGAAGCCACCGTGACCGAAGCCATCCGCGCGTGCTGCGCCTTCCTGAACAAGAGTTTGGAGCTGCAGCAAGTGATCGACATCTCCATGCGCCACTACAAGGCCTTCTTCCGCTGGCTCTTCGTCGTCATCGCCAGGTTGCTAGATGAACAAACACCCAGCGAAATCGTCAAAATAACTCAGCAAGAACTCACGCACCTTGCAGAGTTCTTGTACAACTTTGATAATGTTCAAGTGGAAGGGAGCGAAACTGTGTCCGAAAAGCCTGTGAAATTCAATCTGGAAAGACTCGGGCAGTACCTTCAGGACCAAGATCTAACTATATTAACTGATAGCGATGATAACCCCTGGCATAAGTTTCTTGCAGAAAATGCGTGCTTGATGAAAGATAACGAGACCATTTTCTCTATGTCCGAATTTAGAAAGTTCTCCCTAGTGCAACAACAAACGTTTCTGAAAAATGCTATCAATAAAGTCTTCGACGTCACAGATAAAGATACCGGAAAACACTTTTCAGTTCTGTACAATCTGAGGTGTTATGAAGACAAATCAAGTTCGTATACTAAGAATAATCTACGGGTATCTCAAATGTTTGATCCGGCTCAGCAAAGATTCATGATGGCGTTTACAAACAACGCAAGCGGAAGTGATGGAATTTGTTTCATGTCGGTGGCTATCAAGGAGAAATCTTGCAACGCTTCAGCTATCAAATATTACATAACATCCGGTTTGATACGGGACTTGAACAAGGAACAGTTTGACGAGGAAAATGTAGCAGTACTGGACTTGCAGTTTTACTCAGCAGAGTACTTGTCTATGTTGATACGGCACCCGTGCAGCAGTGAAAGTACGATATTCGTGCAGTTGCCTCTAAAAATAGCGTTGGATAATGCCAACGAGTTCAATGTTAAAGCGAAGTCCTgtatatttaatgaaaaaatatcTCGAAGAAACATTACGTCTCTGTTAGATCAGGGCATTTACACCGTGCTGGACAAAATGGATGGTTTTAGAATAGCCGTGTCGGGCGGGCGCCGGGTGGCCGTGGTGCTGTCCGCGAGCCGCAGGAAAGTCAGAGTGTTCGAAATGGAGGCCGACGCAGACGACGACGATGACACTCTGGACTCGACGCAACAGT